The Desulfonatronum lacustre DSM 10312 region GATTTCAAAGGTCGCATCCTGGTGCTCCCGAGCGAATTGTCGGGCAAAATGCAGAAAGTGCAGGCCGACCTGATTCAGCTTGCATCGAACGACCTTGTCGAAAATCGGAATCCGGAAGTTGGACACCAGAAATACGGACACGTCCTGCAGATAATCCCCGTCCTTGGAGCGATGGACGTCGATGTAGTGAATGCGCTGCTCTTTCTGAGTATAGATAATGTTGTTGCTGTTGTAGTCCCCGTGAATGAACACCGTAAACGGAGAGGTTGCCTTCCTTTCCACTTCGCGCAGTTGTTCCAGCAGTTCCATGGTCGAAGGAACCTTCAGGCCGCAGAACTGTACCTGGGGCGCGTTGAATTCCGGATGGGCCACGAAAACGTCCTCGACGCGGGAAAACAACTGTTCGATGAACGTGCAGGGAAGCTCTCTGGTTTGGAGCGTTTTCTGCCAGATCATGGTCGCGGTTTCCTGAACCAGAAAAAACGCGTCCTCGAACGTCTCCTTGTCGTCGTTGAAGACGATTTCCTGAAACGTGCATCCCGTCAAAAACTCCAACAGGATCGAAGCGTTGTCCCGGCTTTCCTGAAACCCGAACACCTTGGGCGTCAGGCCGGGCAGAATCGCTTCCCATATCTGGATGTTTTCCCTTTCCTGGGCGATCTTCTTGAACTTGCCTTCCTTGAAGATGACCCCGGTGGAATCGCCCTGGCCGTCGCTGGAAACCTTCCCGATCCGGCAGCCTGACCGGGTTCCCCAAATGGATTCGAACTCCACCTCCCGCATCGGCAGGTCGAACCCCAGGTTGTCCAGGGATTCGCGCAGGGCCTGAAACTGGTTGATCTTCAGCTTCTCGCCGACCACGGAAAAGATCACCGCCTCCCCGATGTTCAGCAAAGAGTCCCCCATCCGCTCCAGATACCGAAAGATGAACAAGGTGGTGATCAGGTTGTGGGTCGCGCGGCGGGCTTGAAGCTGGGAGATGATCGTGTCGAAATTGTGCTTGTAGAGCTTGTCCAGGATGAATTCGGACCGGCAGATGCGCAAGGCCAGGGAGAGGTCCCGGTGGAACAGGGCGCGGACCACGATGTCCAGAGCCCCGAGAATCTGACGAAAAAACGGCCGGTATTCGTACTGATCCAGGAAGCGAGGATCGGAAAGATACTGCACCTGGCGGACGATATTCACGGAAAAATCGCTGATCCGCTCCAGATTGCTGCTGATGATGTTCACGGCGCGGATAAAGTCGATCCCGGCCTTATCCAGATGGGCCTGGCTGTGCAGCCGTGAAAAACAGGTATTTTCTATGACGCTCTTGAAGTTGTCGATATAGTCGTCCCGGGAGGCGACCTTCTCGATGTTCGCGGCTTCCGGCGCGACCAGCACCTTCAGGGTCTCGTCCACCTGTTTGGCCACTTCCAAAACCATGAATTGGATTTTCTGCTCCAGTCCCTCGAAAGCGTGCATGAATGCCTAGCCTTTTTCCTTGGCTTCAATAACCAGCGGACCATCCACGAACATGCTGCTCTCCGAGGCCTGCTCCCAGCGAAAACGCAAAACCATCTTCACCTCGCCGTCCTTTTTCTTGGTCTCCACGTCGAACTTGATCAGGCTCTGTGGTTCCAGAACCAAGCGCTTGTCCTTCCAGGAAAATTGCAGCTTGCCGTTCAGGAAGCCGTCGCTGAGCGCATTGAGATACTTGCCGATGGATTCCTTGTCCTGCAAGGATTCGTGCCGAAACTTTTCATCCGCCATGTTCGTTCTCGCTTTATTGTAGTTGCAATGCCCAAACTCCAGCCTTGGGAAATCTGCCTCCTGCCCCCCGACTCCTGACTCCTGAATTCCGACTTCTGTCTCTCTTTCTCACCCATCCAGTCGTGCTCGATATTCCTCAATGCTCCGCGCCCGGCTGGCATTGCCCACGATCAGGCTTTTGCGGATGGACAGGTCGTCCCAGGCCGGCTGAACGCCGATGTCCCGATAGTACTTTTCAGCTTCGGCCTGGGCGGGGTCCTTGAGCTTTTCGGTCATGTGCGTGTCGTCGCCCATGAACACCAGCAAGGAGCGGTCGTCCACGCCCCGGCTCTTGTTCTGCCGGTTGATCACGTTGACCAGGAACTCGGTGTACTCCTGGGACTGAGGATTCCAGACCTCGTAGCCGTCCACGTCGTAATCCGCCAACAGAATCGGCCAGAACTGCTCCGGGTGCGGAACCACCACGCCACCACCCAAGGCCCTGGCTTCCTCGATAAACTCGGAGGTCCGGTAAAAATAGGTCGGGCTGAAATTTTCCTTGACCATACGCTTGACGGTCTTCAGGAACACCTGGGCCCGGTGGACCAGGGATTCGGGATAAAGGTCCGCCTGGGCGGTGATGAACTCCCGGATCAGCTTGTTCTTGATCATGTCCCGGGGAAGGCTCTGCTCATGTTCGTCCAGGAGCATTCGCAGCTTCATGGCCTGTATCCGGGAAAATCGGACCACGTCCTCGTCCACTCCGGTTTCCTCGGCGGCCAACTGCAAATAGTCCTCGAACTTGGTGTTGGTGACCATGTCCAGAAAGGCGTACAACTGGCCGGAACGGTACCGGAAGGTGTGGTCCAGCATGGACTTGAACACGTCCGCGGATTCCAGCCTGCTGGTCCGGAAGTGCAGCAACAGCTGGACCTTGCGCTGGAAGCCGTGGGAATAGCAGTCCACCTCCACCCCGGAGTAGTCACCGTACTCCATGAGCACGTTGTGCTGGGTGGGAATGATCAATTCGCATGCCTTGCTGGGAAAGGTGCCCTCGATCCGTTTACGAATCAGATCCATGGGAACGTACTCCGGGTGCCAATGAATGGCCAACACCTCGTCCTGCCGGGGCAGCACCTCCAGCGGGGTAACGATCCGCCGCACCTGCTCCGGGGTCAGTTCCTGGGACGTGATCGCACGGAAGCACGCAACGTCCGCCTCGGTCAATCGCGGCGGATACTCCAAACTCTTCACCACCATTTTGGAGTCGTCCCGTTTGACGATTTCCATTTTCCTACTTTTCACGGCCAACATCGCGCCCTCCCTTTGCTCGTGCTTTCCGGTCAATCGTACTTCTTGTGACATTGGGTCTTGAGCGTGTTCAGCACGTGCGTCGCCTGGTACGCGGCCTCCAGATCCTTGCGCTGAACCGCGTCGGCGAATGCGGCCACGGCCTCGGTGTAGGCGGAATAGAATTCATCACCCTTGCCCGGATACCGGACCATGTCCGCGGAGTCGCGCAGGAATTCGTCGATATCCATCTGGGACGGCCAACTGTTTTCATGCAGGGAGTACATGATGTTCTTGAACGACTTCTTCATCCGTTTTTTCAAGGAACCATAGCTCCCGCCGGGTTTGCCGAGCTTTTGGGGCATGCCCGATACTTGCACCTCAAATGCCTCCCCGGTCCGGTCCTGGTCCTGGTCCTGGTCCTGGTCCTGAGTCTGGCCCTGGTCCTGCTCCAAATCACGGGGCTGGGCATCCAATCCGTTACCAGCAACACTTTCGACTTCTTCCAGGTCATCGGGGAGATCGAACGTGCGATCACCGGATGAAATCCGGATCTTCACATCCGCCATGCCCGCGGCGTTGCGAATAGTCAGCGATATCTTCTCCACTGAGTTCCAGGCGAGTTCCATGGTGTCCAGACTCAACCGTCCCCGCTCCATGGCATCGGCCATGCTACGCAGAATTTCCGCTAACTGCTCCGGGGAGCAGGTCATCTTCATTTTGTCTTCACGTTCCATGGAACCTCCTGTTTATCCCTTTAAAACTCCGTACGCGCCAAGAACTCAAAAAGAAAAAGCCCGTCGCGCTCAGGACGCTGAACGCGACGGACCTTTTCGAATGGAGGTGCGAGGCAGATGGAGAGTGCCCTTGGAAGGGTTGGTTTGCATGACGATCATGTTACAATTTCCAGACGATTTGATGGCGTGTCCCATTTAATGACCTGAATGGCATGCTCCGTTTTGTCGTCGAATGCGGATTAAAATCCGTGACGAGTATTCCCCTGATGCCGTCCGTCGTCAATCCAAGGCTCGCCGGTCGAATATTTCTGTCGCGCGCGCTGCGGGAAGAGCAATTCCCAACGCCCCCACTGGCCCCACCATGTAGCCATCCGCAAAAATCAGAAAACAAAAACATACCCAACGAATACGACAATTTCGCGTCATCGGCTCAGCGAGGCCCCTACCGAACCCTTCTTGACGGGAGCGACCAATTACACGGCAATTCTCCACAAATAAAAACAAAAACTTCCTAAAAGCAAAGTTGCTCACCACAAGAGCAAACAAAATTACCGGTAATGACGCATTATTAACCCACAAATAGTAAAAAATACTCTGGTAAATACATATATAAATTTGACACGCAATGAAATAGACATAAATACAATACCGTTCGCTTCACATTTCAAGAATAGCCAAAATACTTCTTTCACTATCCTCAAAAAAAATCGCAATTTTTTTTTGCGTATGCTGGTTTTCCTTCCCCTTTCTTATCTCTTTTGCGAATCGCGGATTTTCAGTTTTTCAAAATAGTGAAATTCATGTTGACGAACCACCATGTTTGATGTAATTTACTGAGATAACGTAGCCAGACGGCTGTTCTTCATCATCCAACAACAGAGGACGCTTTCATGTCAGAAACCACCCGGGAACCGAAAATTCGCGTCGAGCACCTGACGAAGATTTTCGGCTCCAACTCCAAGGAAGCCTTGAAGCTGCTTCAGTCCGGGGTCGGGAAAGACAAGATTCTGGAAAAGACCGGGTGCGGGGTGGGCGTGGCGGATGCCAGCTTTACCGTGGCCCCCGGAGAGATCGTCGTGGTTATGGGGCTTTCCGGCAGCGGCAAGTCGACCCTGGTCCGGTGCATCAATCGCCTGATCGAGCCCACCGCCGGCAAGATCCTGATCGACGATCAGGACATCACCACCCTGTCCATGGACGAGTTGCGCCAGGTCCGGCTGACCAAGCTGGGCATGGTCTTTCAGAATTTCGCCCTGTTTCCCCATCGCACGGTTTGTCAAAACGCCGAGTACGGCCTGGAAATCCAGGGCATGGACCCGGCCAAACGGCGCGAGAAGGCCATGATCGCCCTGGAGCAGGTTGGCCTGAAAGGCTGGGAAGACTACTACCCGGTCAATCTTTCCGGCGGCATGCAGCAGCGCGTCGGACTGGCCCGGGCCCTGGCCCTGGATCCGGACATCCTGCTCATGGACGAAGCCTTCAGCGCCTTGGATCCCCTGATCCGCGGGGACATGCAGGACGAATTGATCAATCTGCAAAGCAAGATGCAGAAGACCATCCTGTTCATCAGCCACGACCTGGACGAAGCCCTGAAGCTCGGGGACCGGATCGTACTGATGAAAGACGGAGCCATCGTCCAAATCGGCACTGCGGAACAAATCCTGACCAACCCGGCCAACGAGTACGTTTCCCGCTTCGTGGAAAACGTGGACATCACCAAGGTACTCACCGCGGAGTCCGTGATGATCAAGCCCAAGGCCGTGGTCTTTCTCGCGGCCCACGGACCCAAATCCGCGCTCCGCTTCATGCAGAAGCAGGGGCTGTCCCAGATTTTCGTCCACGATGAAAAACATAAGGTCATCGGCTACGTCACGGCCGACGAGGCTTCCGAGGCCACCAAACGCGGCGAGACCGAGCTGCACCACATCATGCAGACCGA contains the following coding sequences:
- a CDS encoding quaternary amine ABC transporter ATP-binding protein, with the protein product MSETTREPKIRVEHLTKIFGSNSKEALKLLQSGVGKDKILEKTGCGVGVADASFTVAPGEIVVVMGLSGSGKSTLVRCINRLIEPTAGKILIDDQDITTLSMDELRQVRLTKLGMVFQNFALFPHRTVCQNAEYGLEIQGMDPAKRREKAMIALEQVGLKGWEDYYPVNLSGGMQQRVGLARALALDPDILLMDEAFSALDPLIRGDMQDELINLQSKMQKTILFISHDLDEALKLGDRIVLMKDGAIVQIGTAEQILTNPANEYVSRFVENVDITKVLTAESVMIKPKAVVFLAAHGPKSALRFMQKQGLSQIFVHDEKHKVIGYVTADEASEATKRGETELHHIMQTDFVSVPPDTPAADLIPIMANLPHPLPVVGTDGRLMGVIIRGSLLAALAERGRNNDA
- a CDS encoding phosphate signaling complex PhoU family protein, whose protein sequence is MHAFEGLEQKIQFMVLEVAKQVDETLKVLVAPEAANIEKVASRDDYIDNFKSVIENTCFSRLHSQAHLDKAGIDFIRAVNIISSNLERISDFSVNIVRQVQYLSDPRFLDQYEYRPFFRQILGALDIVVRALFHRDLSLALRICRSEFILDKLYKHNFDTIISQLQARRATHNLITTLFIFRYLERMGDSLLNIGEAVIFSVVGEKLKINQFQALRESLDNLGFDLPMREVEFESIWGTRSGCRIGKVSSDGQGDSTGVIFKEGKFKKIAQERENIQIWEAILPGLTPKVFGFQESRDNASILLEFLTGCTFQEIVFNDDKETFEDAFFLVQETATMIWQKTLQTRELPCTFIEQLFSRVEDVFVAHPEFNAPQVQFCGLKVPSTMELLEQLREVERKATSPFTVFIHGDYNSNNIIYTQKEQRIHYIDVHRSKDGDYLQDVSVFLVSNFRIPIFDKVVRCKLNQVGLHFLHFARQFAREHQDATFEIRLALGLIRSFITSTRFELNEEFAASMFVRGIYLAELVLAHRGKPWETFKVPDHILRYRYY
- a CDS encoding amphi-Trp domain-containing protein; its protein translation is MADEKFRHESLQDKESIGKYLNALSDGFLNGKLQFSWKDKRLVLEPQSLIKFDVETKKKDGEVKMVLRFRWEQASESSMFVDGPLVIEAKEKG
- a CDS encoding GAK system XXXCH domain-containing protein; this encodes MEREDKMKMTCSPEQLAEILRSMADAMERGRLSLDTMELAWNSVEKISLTIRNAAGMADVKIRISSGDRTFDLPDDLEEVESVAGNGLDAQPRDLEQDQGQTQDQDQDQDQDRTGEAFEVQVSGMPQKLGKPGGSYGSLKKRMKKSFKNIMYSLHENSWPSQMDIDEFLRDSADMVRYPGKGDEFYSAYTEAVAAFADAVQRKDLEAAYQATHVLNTLKTQCHKKYD